One part of the Macrobrachium nipponense isolate FS-2020 chromosome 38, ASM1510439v2, whole genome shotgun sequence genome encodes these proteins:
- the LOC135209426 gene encoding uncharacterized protein LOC135209426 codes for MEPYRFLKLTILRSNDNHQSTNMKSVVNNLFSQASVSQRDWLGATNAPCYYTLLSPPRSLTVYRPAKRRARRRIQEYYLPRTRRDDHFDRASRNAKSKMEATEAPGPFAQRQILAHDEKVEARRILRPKRGLNLTQNLLNRRAEGSFTTDMQDVKRTKRKLQETEEKGPDTKRPRRKEDRMLLAGNPPRYTPMLARNRFPQPESLDVGEVPMDVKEELAPVRALETTAVPPKQKRYLRKRAVDRFPQVLRNAKGTNRKMENAEESSPSNNRYRTDQDQAATITTRRPPLKAMRGGIKAAALRKRFTDNSQREPQDCRGRKRKLEKDEVMIASVEQGKLEAAGKTEPLSKRRKADQGALRHNPPKARKRLPRQAKNNAVNRIHEIFGVPAERIELGQNAAAEEDDTKGKANEKVKKRGAKKEAKEAELKRVNISPDEPQQKQFGKRKAKDEPPERQKQAEKLKKEKKKKEKKKEKWTQISETVTISEAEVKKLLKKGKVLGAGAYGTAYKVIHKGEVAVLKVADSRLGNMKAIFRREAEVLQALNGAGGAPLLLGTCSKPTAILMEYCPGEEFLSIIYDTKTSPSLALEILPDIARKLHQIHLAGYVHVDLKPDNVMVHVPEAKGNQQGKPRIIDFGLAVERGTEIQLYPNMSYSIYPPEYTDGAPARQWGDVYSMGCLIEDTVYAIYDDIPERYEEIISMAKHENPKLRPTVPNLVKQLEAAGKWQDFQ; via the coding sequence ATGGAACCCTATCGGTTTCTAAAACTAACGATACTTCGTAGCAACGACAATCACCAAAGTACCAATATGAAAAGTGTTGTGAACAATTTGTTTTCTCAAGCGAGTGTCTCGCAGCGAGATTGGCTAGGAGCTACCAATGCTCCTTGTTATTATACTTTATTATCTCCACCTCGGTCATTAACGGTCTACCGGCCAGCGAAGAGGAGAGCCCGCAGGCGAATTCAAGAATATTACCTTCCCAGGACTAGAAGAGACGATCATTTCGATCGAGCCTCGAGAAACGCCAAGAGTAAGATGGAGGCGACGGAAGCACCAGGACCGTTTGCTCAAAGACAAATCTTGGCTCATGACGAAAAGGTAGAAGCCAGGCGAATTCTCCGGCCAAAGAGAGGGCTTAACCTGACGCAGAACCTTCTGAATCGAAGAGCAGAAGGTTCCTTTACTACCGATATGCAGGACGTCAAAAGAACGAAAAGGAAGCTCCAGGAGACAGAAGAGAAAGGCCCCGACACCAAACGTCCAAGAAGGAAGGAAGATAGAATGCTTTTAGCTGGAAACCCTCCTCGTTATACCCCGATGCTGGCAAGGAACCGCTTTCCCCAACCAGAGTCGCTGGATGTGGGAGAGGTGCCGATGGACGTGAAAGAGGAACTTGCTCCGGTCCGTGCCCTAGAGACCACAGCAGTGCCCCCTAAACAGAAGAGGTACCTCAGGAAGAGAGCAGTGGACCGTTTCCCTCAAGTGCTGAGAAACGCCAAGGGAACGAATAGAAAGATGGAGAATGCAGAGGAGTCATCCCCATCCAACAACAGATATAGGACGGATCAAGACCAAGCGGCAACTATTACTACCCGAAGGCCTCCCCTGAAAGCGATGCGAGGAGGTATAAAGGCAGCGGCTCTAAGGAAGAGGTTCACGGACAATTCCCAGAGAGAGCCACAGGACTGtcggggaaggaagaggaagttgGAAAAGGACGAGGTAATGATAGCATCCGTCGAGCAAGGAAAATTGGAGGCTGCAGGCAAGACGGAGCCCTTAAGCAAAAGACGGAAGGCAGACCAAGGTGCTCTTCGTCACAATCCACCGAAGGCACGGAAAAGGCTCCCCCGGCAGGCGAAGAACAACGCGGTGAATAGAATCCACGAGATCTTTGGTGTCCCGGCCGAGAGGATCGAGCTGGGCCAAAATGCAGCCGCTGAAGAGGATGACACGAAAGGGAAGGCGAATGAAAAGGTTAAGAAGAGAGGAGCGAAGAAAGAGGCGAAAGAAGCAGAATTAAAGCGAGTGAACATTTCCCCCGATGAACCTCAACAGAAGCAGTTCGGAAAAAGGAAAGCGAAAGAtgagcctccagagaggcagaaGCAGGCTGAGAaattgaagaaagagaaaaagaagaaagaaaagaaaaaggaaaaatggacgCAGATATCCGAAACTGTAACAATAAGTGAGGCTGAAGTGAAAAAACTCCTTAAGAAAGGAAAGGTGCTAGGTGCGGGTGCCTACGGAACTGCTTATAAGGTCATCCACAAGGGAGAGGTGGCTGTGCTGAAAGTGGCCGATTCCCGTCTAGGGAATATGAAAGCGATTTTCAGAAGAGAAGCCGAGGTTCTTCAGGCCCTCAATGGCGCAGGAGGAGCTCCGCTGCTACTTGGCACCTGTAGCAAACCAACCGCAATCCTCATGGAATATTGTCCTGGAGAAGAGTTCCTTTCGATTATATATGACACGAAGACCTCTCCTTCACTCGCTTTAGAGATTCTTCCGGACATTGCGAGGAAGCTGCATCAAATCCACTTGGCAGGTTACGTGCACGTGGATTTGAAGCCGGATAACGTAATGGTCCACGTCCCAGAAGCCAAGGGCAACCAGCAGGGGAAGCCCAGGATAATCGACTTCGGATTAGCTGTGGAGAGGGGCACGGAAATACAGCTATATCCGAATATGTCTTATTCTATCTATCCGCCTGAATACACAGACGGTGCACCAGCGCGGCAATGGGGAGATGTCTACTCTATGGGATGTCTAATTGAGGATACGGTCTACGCCATCTACGATGACATCCCAGAGCGTTACGAGGAAATTATAAGCATGGCGAAGCATGAAAACCCGAAGCTTCGACCGACCGTCCCCAACCTAGTGAAGCAGCTAGAAGCAGCAGGAAAGTGGCAAGACTTTCAGTAG